Proteins encoded within one genomic window of Perognathus longimembris pacificus isolate PPM17 chromosome 28, ASM2315922v1, whole genome shotgun sequence:
- the LOC125343162 gene encoding coiled-coil domain-containing protein 54-like, whose amino-acid sequence MYKFHIRRVRAVAGSMWNRNLSKIRQSFRNVYQKCNVQHQCSASYPTVTSHDSDEDDLSLDEEKKFTEILQDIHTSQDDLLNQTTDMVIMIARIQEKMDLYDTQIDILQTRMNANEDKQAIITKDILSLKANIDASKKKMTELENWSSRSNMCCLEIPEEEAKDKIIELFQKIVQPEAQKNTSISTDSKMSTANPAEVPIPASSHSLEENPTSPKGKTPKRSNPENASRNLQKARSNIYMYPDFRAWIKLFVRGGKWRVFLHATKLDECVPWLLSRPTKHPEESLTTPHREPLFGGFIENLTKIYLSVVNYFYCRFGFSEVEVTRL is encoded by the coding sequence ATGTATAAATTTCACATCAGAAGGGTCAGAGCTGTTGCTGGATCTATGTGGAATAGAAATCTCTCCAAGATCAGACAGTCTTTTAGAAACGTCTATCAAAAATGTAACGTTCAACACCAATGCTCAGCTAGCTATCCAACAGTGACTTCCCATGATAGTGATGAAGATGACCTCAGTTTGgatgaagaaaaaaagtttactGAAATACTACAAGATATTCATACATCCCAAGATGATCTTCTGAATCAAACAACTGATATGGTCATTATGATAGCAAGAATCCAGGAAAAGATGGATCTATATGACACACAGATAGATATCCTACAAACCAGAATGAATGCTAATGAAGACAAACAAGCCATTATCACCAAAGATATCCTCTCTCTGAAAGCAAACATTGATGCGTCAAAGAAGAAGATGACAGAACTGGAAAACTGGAGTTCACGCTCCAATATGTGCTGTTTAGAAATTCCAGAGGAAGAAGCAAAAGACAAAATTATAGAACTGTTTCAAAAAATTGTACAGCCAGAAGCTCAGAAGAATACATCGATTTCTACAGATTCAAAAATGTCTACAGCAAACCCCGCCGAAGTTCCCATTCCAGCATCTTCTCATAGTCTGGAGGAAAACCCAACTTCTCCTAAAGGTAAAACTCCAAAGAGAAGTAACCCAGAAAATGCATCAAGAAACTTACAAAAGGCAAGATCAAATATTTACATGTACCCAGACTTCAGAGCATGGATCAAGCTGTTTGTTCGAGGAGGAAAATGGAGAGTTTTCCTCCATGCCACCAAGTTAGATGAATGTGTCCCATGGCTTCTTTCTAGACCAACCAAACATCCCGAGGAATCGCTAACCACACCCCACAGAGAACCTCTCTTTGGTGGATTTATTGAAAACCTGACCAAAATCTACCTCTCTGTTGTGAACTACTTTTACTGCCGTTTTGGCTTCTCAGAAGTAGAAGTAACTCGCCTGTAG